The DNA segment GTCTATTAGAGATATTAgacattttgaattttttggaatttaagGATTCTTGAGTTATATAATTCTTAAGTCATGCCATGAAGTTGATGATAGAGTGTGATCTACGCTAGTTTTCCACTCTTTGAATTTGAGGTCATTGGAAGAGGTAAGTGGacttatgtatatatatgttttaaaacaGTGTAGTTCATGTCTGTTTTTGAAAACTTGATCGGCATGTTTTATACTCGCTTACATGCTTCTTTTAACCTACTCGTTTCTTCGATACTTTATGTAATATTCGAAAGAATGTTTGAATAATTTGAAATGAATTGTGATTATTCGAGTGAGAAATGACAAAGGAAATTctgatatttgatttgattttatttgaccctgatgcggtgggATATAATAACAGTTAATTTGTCCTAGCCCATTAGAGGAGTACATATAGGAGACTGATCAGTAAACTATGGAAAACGAGATGATTTTCAGTGCTATGTTTGCTTCTTTGTTCGTATTAGATTAAACTTGCTTATCTCTTTTTGAAATTATGATTCTGCATActtatatatacaaatatatcttTGGTATTTGTGATGCACGATCGGCCCCTatttgctgagtgtttccccaAACACCCACCCCTTTACTTCCATCTCCAGATAAGAATTAAGAGGAACTTGAAAGGGAAGGAAATACCTGATGCGAGTTGATGAAAAAGGAGAAATCTAGAAATGCTGCTAATATTTGAGCTTCGGTTACCCTTATGATGATGATTAAGTTTTAGCTTCCACTGATGTATTAGGTTTATGATTTGCATTTTGGTatgtaagaaaaaaaattctttatgaaataatagactggtttttggTTAAAGTCTGTACTATGAGGCTTgttgtttttgaattttatttgaaagcaacACTGATGTAAACTAACCCCGATTTCGGGGTGTGACACAACATGTGTATAATacactttattttttaaaataatttttattacgGTGGTTATGGAAAAATTAATGTTGTAATGAGTTTAAAGAAGAGTTAAACTaacataattatattttgtagAAAATGAAGATACATTACGCAATTGTAACAGATTTTATTTTAGTGTCGGTTGTATTCCGCTGAATGTGGTGTATTTGgggatattatttaattttcaatgttATTTCTGATATTAAATTgcttaagttaattgcatgcttaattagtagtggatccgggttgggtcgctacaacacataacgatggattttgtcactcaCTTGtatatgtcttccaggaatagTGATGAAATTTTGGTTGTTGTAGACCTTTTTCTAAGTCCGCGCATTTCCTTCCATATAACCGATATTTCTCTTTCAATCGGATGACacgattgtacattcaggagattgttAAGACtccatgggattccgttgagcattgttaGTGACAGAAACCCAAAGTTTACCTttaggttttggggtagcttccagCATGCCTTGGGTAATTCATTGAgcttgagtacaacttatcatcccgAGACTGACGGTCAGTCAGAAAGGACTCTCTGTATGCTTGAAGATATGCTTTGAGCTTCGGTAATGTATTTTGGTCCAGCCTGGCATGATCATTTTCAATGGTGGAGTTcgcgtataataacagttaCCACTGCAGTATTGGCATGGCACCCTTTGAGTCTTTGTATGGGCGAAGTTGTCGTACACCTCTCTTTTGGGATGAGGTAGGTGAACGTCAGGTGGCGgaaccagagttagtccagcagattGCTGATAAAGTTGATTTGATCAGGCAGAGAGTTAGAGCTTCTCAAGATAGACAGACCAGATACGCCAATACGCAGCGCAGACCTTTGCAGCTTCAGCCTGGAGAGCATGTGTTTTTGAAagtttcacctttccggaaggtgatgagatttggtctgTAGGGTAAGTTGTCAACGAGCTTTATTGGACCCTTTGAGATTCTTGAAAAAGTTGGGTATGTCTCTTATCGTTTAGCATTACTGCCCTATCTCTCcagtatccatgatgtgttccacgtatcattgttgaggcagtatgttgCTGATGAGTCACATGTTTTACATCCGAATGAGATTCAGTTAGAGCCAGACTTGTCTTACGTGGAGAGGTCACTCAATATTGTTGGCAGGAAGGAGAAATTAATTCGAAGCAAGAGTATTTCGTTGGTCATGGTTCAGTGGGAGCGATGAGGTACTAAGGAAGaaacttgggagttggagagtcgtATGCACTCAGAGCAACGCGAGTTATTTTGAGGTTGGATTTCTCATGTTGTGGtattttaatcttgtaaaaacaTTCATTTGTAATAAAGGATGTTTATGCAGTGATATTACCTGCTCTTACTtaagatgttatttcgcggatgaaatatcttaagtggtgGATAATGTAGTAACTTGTATccaattttacaagattaattggtctaaacatgtttaaatttgtaatacatgattaagggattttaatATGATCACATGGATCAGGAAATCAGATCCAGAATGTTCAAAAATGGTAAATGGGCTTAAATGGGTCCAGGAAGTTCGAATGGTCCGAACCAATACCTTGTGGAGTTCAGATTGTCCGAAGTGATCGGATGCAGCAAAGAgatcggaagctacgaagaCGTTTGGACCACCTGAACgtagatcggatcgtccgatcataGTTCGGTCATGCAATTGTGAGGTGTCAACACTGTTTGGACACCCATAAGATCAGAGCATCCGAGTGGAgattggagcgtccgaactgtGCATTTTTGGGACGTGAATTGCATGCGAGATCGGATCATCCAAAGTAGGGGATCGGATCGTCTGatctttgcctataaatagggcatgcgaaattcattttcatttgccaattcctaAGTTTCCCTTCTAGATATTGTATATCCTAGTGGCTTTTGGGGCGTTTCCAGCCATCCAGTCAAGGCCCAGGCGATATCAGGACTCTTCCAGGGGTGTAGCGAAGCGGTGCCCAAGAGTTGGAGCCTTTGAAATCAGCGGActgacgacagacgcaggtatagtcCGAGATCCCTATTAGAATTAGGGAGTAtctaatagcttagttaaggcttttagaccAGTAATAGTgatatatcatgatcttgatttgTAGGCTTGGATCCTAGACTTGTGCTGCTAGGAGTTGCctatagaggtacgtaagtactgacggAGATTGCCCacgagtatgcatgcttatatgtttcatttatgtGCTATGCATGATACATGTTTTTACTGCTTTATgatatattatgctgcatggGCATATAGCATGTTGGGCCTTTGTTTATTTGTGATAGCCTTTGTAGaaggtcgctcagccctatatTTATTGTTATATTGTCGACACCGGGAAACGTCGTGTTTACGGAGATTGACGCTACAGTGATCTTGGCTAGTGTATGGATGTACCCAGCGAAGATGACCCCAGATGGTACTATACACGCTTTGGTGCCTAGTCTGAGGAGGATTTGATATATACCTAGTACcttatcatttgcatgcatcataattAGTCTGTATACTCGTGCTTATTGTATTGAGCGTAGTTTACTCACATCCCTGTTTTTACCATGGACACCCCACTCGACGGGGCAGGTCTCAGGTTGAGTGAGGCCAGAGGATCGCGACAGGGTTGAGACAGAGTCAGTGATCTTTTTAGGTATTGACCTAGCATCTTGCTGTTGGTTTATTTTCAGTACTGCTGTTAGTACCGTTAAGATATTtttcgatatgattgtatattataTTAGTGTTTCCTGGTTGTTCTGCACGAGGATTTTTATTAGGTTATGTTTATCATTTCATTTCCGCAAGTTATCTCTAATTGAGTTTATTATTAagtaatttcatgcttaatcgttaattagtaggtgatttggGTCGGGTCACTACATGATGATCTAACAGATTATAATCTAGCAAGAGATAGGGTGAGAAGGGAGAATaaactgtagtaacccagaatccattttaagataataatatgatagccatgattaagggttagtatttAACCAATTCAAGGGCTTAATTGGGCTTCATAAGCAAGAATTGGATTTTCAAAGTTTggacaggatcggacggtccgaacccagTTTGGATGATCCGAACCTAGCAAGATCGGATGCTCCAAAATGAGGCCTGTttacttcggagttaaggcaggatcggacgatctgaTCCAAGaacggatggtccgatctcctTCACCCAACAATGCACGATGACtaagccacgagttttgacaagtgtcatgTAGTCATCAGATTGGACGGTTTGATCCCGAGTTCTAACGCTCCGATCATAACGTGTCATGCATGCAGAgtttggacgctccgatccctgcttcggacgctccgaacgtggcCGAaccttggcctataaataggggtcttcggAGTTCAGAATGAATTACAAATtctgagtttccttcttcaattatatatagtgtgagttaaacacttgagggccctatcggttattagAGAGGTTCTAAAATAACAAAGGTGTTGTTATAGTCCTCCACAACGAGCGACACCAAAGGGTTTactacggatgaaggtatggtaCGGGAATCTTATTAAGTTTTGgtagtatctattagcttagttaagacttatagaacttatgtagtgatacgatgaacttttgattataggcttggaacctaggtcctactagactcgaactagcttataggtacgtacacattgactgagatttccagcgagtatacatgcttatatgttgtatttttgTGACATTATTATGtgacatgatgtatgatttaccgtttttcatattcatatgtcatgtgcgcaTACATGTTGAGCCTATTTCTTTGTTATACCTGTATTTAGTCTAGATCCGGATGTACCGTTATAGCGGGGGGGTTCTAGGAGATATTCTAGAACCGGATGTACCGTTATAGTGGGGGGTTCTAggcgagtgtggttgtacccagaggtttgATCCGAGCGGTCACAGCACTCATCGGCGCCGGTTATTAGCATGACTTTTAGATGACTTATTACCCGTCATCACgagtgcatgcatcatatttatatgtctactcatgtttatgtactgggcgttagacactcatgtcctagttattatcttggacataccattccacggggcaggtcgcaggatggacggagctggtggttcgaggcaggactagagagCATAAGCTTTCAGTGGGCATTTTTTACAGCGGGGTTCGATATAGCTATATAATGTTTTATACAGTTTTATTTAAAGTCTTTTTGATATGGTTATATCACTACTGAGAATAAGCTTTGAACTATTTTACTAAGTttgttatgtaaattatgggttatgtttccgcaagttttactctgttaattgctttttatattaattaagatTAATGCATGCCATATTTtctagttagtaggtgattcaatgcaagGTCACTACATGTGGTATAatagcatgcatagatttttaTATTAGTACctgggatttagtctagtcatgaataattattgcgcatttggtATTTAAATGTGAAAATCTTTTTCAGATATGGCTGATAGAGTTAACAAGAGCCATGGAAGTGTTGGTCAGGCGGGAggccatcatcatcatcgccatcaCCAAGAGGGTAGGCATCGCTATACTATCAATAAATTTCTGCAGTAGGATCGAAACCCTtgatgggaggcgagaatcctgaggaaGCAAGAAATTGTATGGCCAGGATCGAAAGTGCTTTTtgagcttttgagtgtactgaggagcagaaaatgGAGGTTCTTGAGTTTGTTCTATATGGACGGGCACgattatggtgggatgccaaggctgctcaggcacgtactgagagaggtcGTATGACTTGGGAGGATTTTCGTCAACAGTTCGAGAGaatttattttcctccagcagtccgccaggcacgatctatggatTTACTGACACTGAGGCAGGGATCCAtgactattgatgagtatcagcaacgattcattgatctgctaccttacaGTCCCCATATCAgtgagagtgatgcgtccaagtatgatatatTTATGCAAGGACTCAATCAGGATATTTATTCACAggtggttgtttgtgatgatccgacatcataTGAGACTCTTGTTAATCGATGTCGTCAAGTAGAGaatagcaacaggcgggcacagctGATGATGTCaagacagcctagtggatcacttgggcctagggctcaatctgttgtgcaaccAAGTTCTACGTCTTCTTATACTACTACTTCTTCTGGATCTCGAGGCATGTTCcgatttgggaagaagaagaagaatgacAATTGTAATCACtatggtgggaagcatcctacaGCAGCATGTCGGAAGACATCTGGTGCTTGTTTTATCTGCGGCAAGCTAGGGCATCTGCTGAGGGATTTTCCTACTCGTATGGGAGCTGCTattggatcgggatcacaggttggatctcaggcttctactcatACACATTAGCCGCATGCACCACCTAGTTCTTCCAGTTTTCGCCCACGTAATCAGGGGAAGGTATGTGTTAtttctcaggagcaggctacaaagggaagcgatcgcatgttggcaggttcCTTTTTGTTATgcggtattcctgcacttgttttaattgatactgaaacatcgcattcctttatttctagccattttgttaagagacatagattgccttatgtatcattagacctggatttagttgtatctactccgctagagcaggaggtagtaactaagcgtctagtgatggattgtcttctagagtttgagtgtcatgtgttgtctgctaatctgatgattctagcgatgatagattttgattgtattttgggaatagatttgTTGACTttgtgatatgaatcttgatgagtaagattagcaaacatgattataaattaaatcgcaccctataatcaataaacaaaagatccaaagtgtttttccaatctttgaaacaagtaaaattgatagaatttGGATTTTCACCTTTAATCAACGGAACGATTAACAAGAAAAATCACGAACAATCGAAActaaagaaaaccttcagataacttgtatctgacaatcttcagtgagaaatcaattgacaaacgttttcaagtaattaaactgtgaaaagtttgatttgaataaccaaagcaaagctttgaagaAAAAATCctgagagaatttcaataattttgtataaactgaatctgaattaattattaatgaaaataaacaaagtatttatagtttacaataaaaaataagagATATAGCAAAATAttgcctaaagatatcaaagatatcatctaaaaagtttcctagtaAGTCTAAAATACTTAAATTAGGCAAAAACTATCAAAAACCCACGCAAACACACAACACGCCGAAGTGTTTGTTTTTTCCCAGAAAACCCAGCTCGCTCGAGCAGAAGGAAACcgtgctcgagcgagaaacactCTGTCCCGCACTTTcctttgagctcgctcgagcagACAAGACCCGCGCTCGAGCAAGAATATCTCTGCCCGAAACTTTTATGGAGCTCGCTCAAGCGGACAAATGTGGCACTCGGGCGAGACATCTTTTGTCCCaaaattattttcttcattATTTTCAACTTCTAACACTTCAATGATGCATAGGCAACTCCCGAATGGATCTTCAAGTGCTCCAACTCCATCTTGATAATtaatcatcaatatttgaagtgccttcttgaatttgttaggTTGGCTCCTCGTTATTGGTCCACGTGGCAACTCCAACGGATCTCGAACTCACCTTGTCACTTTATCCACATGCAGcttatccatgatcgcatcatcctccccttcttgaaaagtatttgtcctcaaatcttgttcATCTCCTACATCAAACAAAGATAAGTCAAAAACATTAAATGTAGTACTCACGTTATACTCACATGAAAAATCTAATTTATAGGCATTGTCGTTGATTCGCTCCAAGACTTGAAAAGGACCATCTCCTCGAGGAAACAACTACGAACTCCTCTTCTCCGAAAAATGCTCTTTTCTTAagtgcaaccaaacccaatcacctGGTTCAAACACAACCTTCTTTCTTCCTTTGTTCGCTTGCTTGGTATACTGTAAATTCATTTTCTCAATATTTCCACGCACTTTCTCATGAAAACTCCTCACAAATTCAGCTTTCTTCTTCCCATCCATATTAActctttcactcataggtaacgacatcaaatccaacggagtCAATGGGTTAAAGCCATAAACAACTTCAAAAGGTGAataatttgtagtagaatgcacactacgattataagcaaattcaataaatggcaaacaatcttcccaatttttcaagttctttttaatgatagagcgcaacaaagttcctaaagTTCTATTTACtacctcagtttgaccatcaGTTTGTGAATGACaactagtagaaaataatagcttagttccaagtttacaccacaatgttttaaaaaagtaacttaaaaatctagtatccctatcagaaacaatacttctaggcatgccatgcaatctcacaatctcATTAAAGAATAAATCTGCAACATGCGAAGCATCATCTGATTTTTGACATGCAATAAAATGTGCCATTTTAGAAAACCTATCAATCCCCAATAAAAATGCTCATGCAAaatttgatatgttttagccacaccaaaattcCCCATTAAACCACCACTATGCGAATCCTAACAATTAATTCTCTAATTGAAGACCTAGGAATGCATAACTTatcttccttaaacaaataACCATCATGCATGTAAAACTTATCCTTTGGACCACGCATACACAACGCATAAATTTCACCAAAATCATCATCGCTCGCATACAAATCTTTCACTTGCTCAAACCCCAAAAATTTAGAATCTAAAGTAGTTAAGAGCACGTACCTTTGTGACAACGCATCCGCTACCACATTCTCCttaccttgcttgtacttgattaTATAAGGAAAAGTTTCCACGAATGCTACCCATTTGGCATGTCTTTTATTCAACTTCTGTTGCCCCTTGAGATGCTTCAAggattcatgatccgtatgaatcacaaactcTTTTGGCCTCAAGTAGTGTTGCCATGTCTCGAGTACCCTCACCAACGCATAaaactccttgtcgtaggtaggataattcaaagaCGCTCCATTCAACTTCTCGCTGAAATATGCCACTGGTTTTCCTACTTGCATCAAGATGCCTCCAATTCTTACACCTGATGCATCACGTTCAATAGCAAAAGTGTTAGTAAAATCAGGCAAAataagtaaaggagcattaattagcTTTTGCTTAAtgatattaaaagacttctcttactcctcgccccaatggtaTGGAACGTTTTTCTTGATAATCGCAGTCATGGGCGCCACCAATGTACTAAAATCCTTCACGAACCTCCTATAAAAACTCGCAAGTTCATGAAAACTTCAAATTTGACAAATGGACGTCGGCGTCGGCCAATCTCGAATGACGCCTACCTTTTCTTCATCAACTTTCACACCTTgtgcactcacaacaaaaccaagaaatacGAGTTCGCTTGTACAAAACATACATTTATTCAGGTTAGCATATAAATGTTCAGCACGTAATGTGATTAGTACGACTCTCAAATGCTCCACATGATCATCCATGtttttgctatataccaagatatcatcaaaatataccactACAAACTTTCCAATAAatgcacgcaaaacatgattcattagatgcataaaagtactaggtgcattaaTTAAACCAAAATGCATAACCGTCCATTTATACAACTCGTATTtggttttaaatgcagtttttCACTCATCtccttctctcatcctaataTGATGATAACCACTCTTAAGATCAATTTTGCTAAATATGCTAGCACCATGCAgttcatctaacatatcatctagtctaggaatatgatgcatatacttgatggtaatgttattgatagccctacaatcaacacacatacGCCAAGAACCATCTTTCTTAGGTACTAACAACACAGGTACAACACATGGTGACACTTGTTTTGGAGTCATTGGCAAAAATATAATAGGTTCTTTTTTCATTACAAAAGAATATCTATTTTTAAACCCATCATGCACCACTCTCCTATCAAACTGCCACGGTCTCCCCAATAAAATATGACACGCTTGCATAGGGACCACATCACACAAAACCTCATCAACATAGTTGCCAATAGAAAATGGTACCACAACTCTCCTATTAACTCTCACCTCCGTGCAGTTATTAAACCATTGAAACCTATATGGTTTAAGATGGTTTAAAATAGGCAACCCCAATTTTTTCACAAGTTCACAACTCGCCACATTGGTACAACTACCCCCGTCAATAATAAGACTGCACACCTTCCCATTCACAAAACAATGAGTATGAATAAGATTTTTTCTCTGGCTCTCTTCCTCCTCCTTATGTTTTGTATTTAAAATTCTCCTATTCACCAATAATTCACCAACAACATCTCCAAAcccatcatcatcatcaggatctaCTAACGGaggcatatcatcataattttcCCCATCACTTTCAGACTCCACATCACCACAAGCATTAATAATCATCAACTTCTTATTTGGACATTGGCTAGATAGATGACCAATACCTTTacatctaaaacatttaatatctctagatcGAGTATTAGAAGTTTCAGATGTACCTTTTGCTACTTGCTTTGgtgcctccaatttggtgtcaGATTTTGGTTTGTACATCGGCTTGTTATCCTCCCGTTTTGCAATGTTTGGACGCCAAGACGTCGACAATCCTCCACCAGAAGGTAATCAGACAGCTCCTCTTCGCTTGAGTTGTTGTTCCACCTTCATGACCGTCTtcaccatctcatccaaatcaaaacagtgacaaagctccacttgatcttggatttctctattcaatcCACACAAAAATCGagccattgtagcttcattatcttCCTCAATGTTGGTCCAGATCATCGTGgtctccaactccttgtagtgTTCCTCCACGCTCCTTGGACCCTTCTTGAAAGTCTGTAAACGCCTGTACATATCACGATAGTAATGGTTAGGCACAAACTGCTTTTTCATTACTCGCTTCATTTCatcccacgtctcaataggctACTCTCCACGCTTATgtctagtggtcactaattgatcccaccatatTAACGCATAATCAACACACTCCAGtactgccaacctcactttcttaagatcaGAGTAGTGAtgacaatcaaacacaaactccacatGTTTCTCCCATTCCAGATATGCCTCCGGATCAgacttcccatgaaacgctggaattttcatcttaatgcaACTTATATTCCCATCCTCCCTACTGCCCTCCGTATATTTTTCACGCATcgcttctcgcctatgtctaccccCATGTACTCTTCTCTTCCCATCCTAATTTTCATCATAActctcatcatcatcctcaaagTCATTCCCCTtcctacttttttttttctactaccacTACTCTTCCAATatactcatccgctcatgaagaggctccaactccgacctcatcacTTTAGTAAATTTCCCAATCAATGCCTCCATTTGAATCTTgtaaattccttggttcacactttcactaaCATCTTTACTAagattcatggtacctgcaataaaatttttagtaataaatttttctcacacaagttctcacagttccctccaaacgaatcactcaaacactctttttttcactcaaatttgtGGTAAGGCTTTGCTTTGTAGAGTAAAGGATCAAACCTTTGAGTTCAaaaacttttagacgcttgaaaaTTGACTCACAAAGATTGCACAAACACAAGTAAGGAATTTTATGGACAATTGACTTTGACTCGCACACAAGGATGAACAAAGACAACGGAATTGGCCACAAGTTACTTCGCTTAttctattttttgaattttcaaattttctattttttttctagataacttgtagcacaagccACGAAAACTTGGGCAACATGATTGACACAGAAATGACTTTGAAATTTGGAACGGAATTGACTCAGATGAAGAACAAAAGATGAAggacgaagaacacgaagaataGATATAGATGAATAtaagatacttacttgattcaaaaccttgagCTTTGATACccaatgatatgaatcttgatgagtaagattagcaaacacgattataaattaaatcgcacccgcaccctctaatcaataaacaaaagatccaaagtgttttcccaatctttgaaacaagtaaaattgatagaatttggattttcacctttaatcgacggaacgattaacaacagaaatcacgaacaatcgaaaataaagaaaaccttcagataacttgtatctgacaatcttcagtgagaaatcaattgaactgtgaaatgtttgatttgaataaccaAAGAAAAGCTTTGAAgaaaaattcttgagagaatttcaatattttttgtataaattgaatctgaattaattattttcttcaTTCTTTTTAACTCCTAACACTTCATTGACGCATAGAAAACTCCCGAATTTATCTTCAAGAGCTCCAACTCCATCTTGATAATtaatcatcaatatttgaagtgccttcttgaatttgttagctTGAATCCTTGTTATTGGTCCACGTGGCAACTCCAATGGATCTCGAACTCTCCTTGTCACTTGATcacatgcgagctatccatgatcgcatcatcaaAGCTTTTCTTTGtgtatcaaatcaaacttatcaaagtttatccactttgtggcgtttgtcgattgattatcttcgtggattgtcagatacaggttcctttgaaggttccgttttgattaattgtttgtcaattgattctttgcttgggttgtcaaagattggttcctttgaaggtctagtttaattattgattgtttTTCTTATCATGATTATATGTTGCTAATTTCAAGTAAATTATAGGTGGATATccgaaaacttacttgttcaaaagatcgggacaaaattattgaatctttttgctattgaattgagggtacgattcatttataatcgtgtttgtttttcatgcatccaagattcttatcactttgtatcacgctactgtggactGTTATCACCGTATGGtccagtttcatccggatgagggtgatagctggtacttctatggtgagcgagcacgacctccgatgccacttgtgtCGGCTCTGGAGGCAtttcatgtcttagagtcaggtgcgGAGGGTTatctcatctatgcagttgagaTGTCCACGGGTAGTcagggtattgatcagttacctgTGGTCAGCAAATTTTTTGATGTATTCcatgatgagattcctggttttcctccggttagAGAGGTAGAATTCGGTATTGATATAGTACCAGGAACAACACCTAAAtctcgagcaccttatcgtctggcttcgTCAGAGATGAAGGAATTGAAGCAGTAGTTACAGGATCTGTTGGATAAGATATATATTCAcccgagtgtttctccatgggtagcacctattttgtttgtcaagaagaaggatatATCGATGtcgttgtgtattgattacagacagttgaactgtgtcaccatcaagaataagtatccgttTCCAT comes from the Henckelia pumila isolate YLH828 chromosome 1, ASM3356847v2, whole genome shotgun sequence genome and includes:
- the LOC140862810 gene encoding uncharacterized protein, with the protein product MREKYTEGSREDGNISCIKMKIPAFHGKSDPEAYLEWEKHVEFVFDCHHYSDLKKVRRLQTFKKGPRSVEEHYKELETTMIWTNIEEDNEATMARFLWNNNSSEEELSDYLLVEDCRRLGVQTLQNGRITSRCTNQNLTPNWRHQSNQCPNKKLMIINACGDVESESDGENYDDMPPLVDPDDDDGFGDVVGELLVCSLIIDGGSCTNVASCELVKKLGLPILNHLKPYRFQWFNNCTEVRVNRRVVVPFSIGNYVDEVLCDVVPMQACHILLGRPWQFDRRVVHDGFKNRYSFVMKKEPIIFLPMTPKQVSPCVVPVLLVPKKDGSWRVRIGGILMQVGKPVAYFSEKLNGASLNYPTYDKEFYALVRVLETWQHYLRPKEFVIHTDHESLKHLKGQQKLNKRHAKWVAFVETFPYIIKYKQGKENVVADALSQSVHSTTNYSPFEVVYGFNPLTPLDLMSLPMSERVNMDGKKKAEFVRSFHEKVRGNIEKMNLQYTKQANKGRKKVVFEPGDWEMNKI